In the Microplitis mediator isolate UGA2020A chromosome 5, iyMicMedi2.1, whole genome shotgun sequence genome, tcagttgtttcaaagatattcgcaaaaaaccgttttttaccatttctttctcccgcgataactctcgaacgaattatccgattgagatggctaaggcggcaatcgtcgcgttttattgagttctagagctgattagattttgaagttgatcgtataagtcgttcctgagaaatcaataaaaaactaaaaacttgtaatttttacttaatcaacaaataaaaactcaTTGCATCTAATTGCATTTATTTATccgtatttaattattttaaacatttaaatacatgagatttaaataaaaaaaaattattaatacttagtaataataattaatttaagtgaaataatttcattttttgtcctacattaatattaagtatttatataaatacttaaTATTGTAATTGATACCTTTaattcatataataataaaaattacacgaAAAAAAGACAAGAAACAAtagtttttttcttctatacaaaattattttgtaaatattaatatctaaTAATGTTATTCTACAGATctattaaacaattatttgtttactttACAAATTGAAGTAGTAATACTTTTGAAATTACATATTcttagaataataattaaaataataataataataataataataataataataataataataataatattaataatgataataataataatgataatccTTCTTTACTGTTGCGttcttaaattttatcttataGACAGCCAAATTATCTTGATTGTCAAATAGTTCGATTCATTTACACACAATTATCCATTACACTCATTACTTATATGTACCATCGTCATAATCCATTCATTCTCTTAAATTTcatgtataattattgtaattatttttctaattgtgATGTTAAAAGGcgataaacattttttatttatttaaaattataaattatttcattgaattttttcttccgTTCATGAAGATGACGTGACTGTGATTTGTGATTGCAATTaaaagagaaaataataaaattatagtaaaaataaaatgataattattttttcttaaatcttataatgataaatcttaaaaaaaaaataataataagagtaCAAAAACATAATATCTTACAAGATTTTATACACATTATCTTTGGTAGCAAttgctaaataaatattacaatttcatattaaaaaataataattaatttgaaaattataatattttataatttcgaaatgaaatagaaaattaatataatgaaaaatattaacaaattattaaataatacacatttaattaatacttattaaTGTTAACcgaagaaaactaaaaaaaaaaaatatgaaaaaaattttaccggtaaaaatttccaattaaaaaaaaaattataattactttctTTTTCGTACTTTCGTTTTTTAGATTTGGATTAAATtcagtcattaaaaaaaaaattaatatttgtcataaattatttgtttgaaAGTGTAACTTGTCAATTATTTaagtcaaatatatatatattaaataatataataaaaacaactaGACAATGAGATTATTTTTGAACACTAATTATTAGGGTAgtggctaaaaattaaattttttcaggcgTCCTATATAAAGCTTCtgtttagtgaaaaaatacgtggagaatttggttttttctttttgagtaaaaagaacacgtgcctcagGTCGAACAAAGtccatttttcgatacaatcgcggttttttcaaatatctcatgaaCTATGCAGATTACGGGAAAAAATcgtaggaacaattttgtaggaaattaaattcttgacaaaaaaggtcctgttcattatttttataaaacgtgtatttatgaagatattttgaaaaaacttttttataaatcaattgagcattttaaAGATTGCGAatgtcaaaaataaagttttttcttaagtatagacaacttcgtaactcATAACATATCAATCATTCATGCTTGTTatagtttctatatacttagaaaaatgttattttcaaaatttgtaatccttaaaacgctcaattcataagatctaaaaaaaagttgtttttttgaaatatcttcctAAATACacgttttagaaaaaaaatgaacatggccttttttgtctaaaatttaatttcctacaaaattgttcctatgagtttttcctttaatctgcatattttatgagatatttgaaaaaaaacgcgattgtatcgaaaaatgagcTGTGATCATTCTGAGGCACATGTTGTTTTtactcaaaaagaaaaaaccaaattctccacgtatttttttagtaaaaagaagctttttatagGACGTCTGAgcaaatttagtttttaatgaCTACCCTACTAATTATGAAAAACCTATCGATAGTCTCATGCGATATAATACAAAATCtaattttgttgtaaaaattatgaaatcaATCTAGACTTATcgatatcatatataattagccTCTATATGCCACCActaacttcaaaaaaaatatctaggTTTTTTGTTTacgttaactttttttctaagtaAACCTACAAAAGAAGCAGAGTGACAGAttcagataaataattttacaataaaaatacattaataatCTTCGGTATTTTGACATTagtagaaaaaagaaaaaaaaatactttaattaaattttatctttgataagaaaaatatgaTGAATTATCTCAACAAGATGAACTTTTAAGCTCATTAATATCAGCAATATTTTGTAACAATGCTGCGGCTTCGTTATTATTTGGCTGTGTTTTACTAATGTTGTAGCGTTGTTTAAGAGTGCTTAATGCGGATAATAGTCTTGAATTTGATGACATTAGCCGGGTGTTTGCTGCATCCAGAGCAGCTATTTGTTGCTCTTGAGCGTCGATTACGCGCTGCTTGTACGAAAGTGCTGCAGACATTTTTTGTTGTTCGCGTCGTAGTTCCTCCTCCACAGAAATCAATCTGTAGTCatattaacaaatttattattattattattattaatttatattatttttttttaagtaatgtCAAGGAAGGTAAAAGACCCATTACCCACTCAATTTTCATGGGAGTaaaattaaactacttaatcTAATTTctaaatgaaaaatcatttttttttatagtttcaaatattagaataaaattttaatcctaagaattatctatattattaagagaataaggaaaattttgttcccaccatatctatatgatagaattagttaatgttatttaaattggtatcattagataggtcttgacttgaatttgtgccttttcatattttaaactcttttcaattgccaagtattgagataaagaaatttatctatatcattcgaattacatttaaattacgctgGAAATAAAGATGATcgtatttcttttctttaaataaattaatactttaattattctgtcactaaatatgactgaatgtcactgaatatatagctatattatttatatatataaaactcccttttggttttaggaagcttctcaaagccaaaaaagtgtgcatagaaaaaaaaaggattcattgacacaaaaaatctttactcgactaaagaaaatttttacttaccccaataaattttttgcattgtgaattaaaaacaaaaatttatttagaactagaaaaaattacttggcgcaaggaattatttcttgaccaaaaaaatcttttctcgccccaagacaatttttgtatttaactgATAATGCATAacatttcttggtgcaaattaaaattttgttgtggcaagaaatcctttttttctgcgtattttataaatttattagtgataTTTGGGTTGctcgtaattaataaaataattatttatcaatcatcatttgttttttaaattacaaaaaaggATTAATCAGTTAAAATGAGCGACTAATGCTACTGATCGGGTTtagggtcttttaccttacttatatatatttttattttgttgtatGTGAAAGACCTGTGAATCTATTTAAATTTGGTGTGTGAGAAATTGCAATGTTTTACATGTACATAACACGTGCAGActtttcattatatatatatttatgtatgtgaAATACTCAAACTGCTGTgtccataaatatttattatattttctcgGAAGTGGTAAGCagtgaaataattaaacaataaaacaatacAATTGTATtcttaattcataaaataaaatttataagtcatcaattattacaaaagtgctgaataaaaaaaagtaaacaaaatagtgaatattatattgaatgtgtgtattttttaagtattttttttatgataaaaaaataacaaataagcttattaataataattaactcttACACCAAGATCCAGATAAAGTCACAGTTACCAAATGCAGCAGATAGAATGCAATAGGAACACataataagttaaaaaataattacatttatcattgagaataacaataaattttaattttcattaaaaaattttttttttcagggaaTTAACAGAAAGATTAACACGTAGAAATTAATAGTGATTAACAGTaacaaaaagttataataataacatatttttaatgaatgtaAAAAAGACAAAAATGTCTATTTCGATGCTATTAATTAACGATAGAAATAAAtagattaatattattaattggattaaataaaaatacctgCTAATGATATTCTTCATTTTAGTATCAGGCGCATTGCCATCAATTTCGGCGTCTTCAGCAGCTCCTAATCTCGCTCGTAGTCTATCCACGCTATTTTGTAATCGTTCTATTTCCATTTCATACTGCAAacgaatataattatattgttaGTTACTTTAAAGTTAGTTAACATCTTaagatgaaaattaattacaattatgaaaaattaatttttaatgttaacaACATGTATAGCAGGTGTGCCGTTAACTGATAccattgtttgaattttattccACGTCAAGTGATCCTAGATAATTGATCCCTTAATATAGACTAAGAAAATAATCGCTGCAAATAAATCATGTCCTGATCAGTGGACAGTAAAAAACATTGTGTATCTGTGTTGAATCAACACACTTCACTGTGttagtttaaaatattaaatcgatCTACTATTTGacactttaaaaatattacttgaaattatcaacatttattgAATGTTACTTAAAAAGTTAATCGATAGTcacggaaaaattattagaaaaatgaaagtaaaatcgaaattttataaatgttaatttaacttaaaagttttaatcattaaaatattaaatttacaatttactgaaaacttaaatttttaaattattttttcgctaACTGAAAtgtgtttttgttttttttttttaaatcaattgattTACTATTGACAACTGCTATGAAATATTacgtgttttttttaaatcttaacttcaataaaaacattttgtgctatcaaaaaattcacgattcaaaaatgtaaagtaaaagttagcatttttttttgtgacgtcagacatttaaaaaatattgaattcaTTTCTCGTATTAGCCGAATTTTGGGttgaaatttaatacaattttagtgataaaatttaacacaaatagtcTGTGCAATACTGTCCAATTTTTTGTATGAATCTTTGGAACcacaataacttttgaaaaatataataaattggcctaattttttttttcttaattctgTATCTTTTGTCACACGAACCCTTTTGAAAATCACTATCTAACttctttttgtttaattgtaattaatgaaaaaaaaaaacttaaaaccggtaattcataaaaaattaagctgccattttctatttttcttatcattattttttcttttttttcctttaccaACTCTGGCAGCAGCACAAGTGTGGcagtagaattaaaaaataaagtgttatctaaataaaattttaaataacaaaaaagaaactgacagaaaaaaataaaaataaaataaataattaaaaataatcaaagtcatatctatcatttttttttccactgtgTGGGATCAATTGTCTGGGATCAATTGACATGAAACCGTGTAGTATTattgtattaataaaatagcatttaataattaaaatttaaaaaaacatatatgtaaatataccTGATCAATACTTCGATGACTACGTGATTTGTTTCGTCGATTCGGACAGTTTTCTTCTTCACTAGTGTCCGATAAATCTCTCGTCGAGTCTAAAGACAACCGTCTCATAAGTTTTGTACAACAAGTATTTTGGTTTTGTTCAACATTTCGATAATTTGGATTGGCCTGTCTCCATTGATGTTGCCCATTTCGTTGATTATTTCTCATATTATTTGATTGTTGAGTCTGTGGTAGTGGACTTAAATCAACACCACAGACACCTTCAACGCCATTACCACCATTCCCACTGCCACCACTACCGATTTCTCTTTCTTCAGAGCTACTGCTTCCTCTTCTACCATTTCTCCCATGATTACCCTCCATATGATACACTGGATTTGCAAAAGCAAGTGGAGCAGCATTTATAATATGAGAATTCGTGTTATTACTGAGTTCAACGGGGCTCGAACTTTGACTATAAGCAGCGAAACTTTGATATCCAGATGACGCGACATTACTTAATTGTGATATCGATATCTGTGATCCCTTTTGTGATTTAGATTCCGATACTTCATCATCAGCATACCTCAATAAATCAGAAATTTCATCGAGATTACCATTTGTACTCGCTATTGttttaacattattattattattgttattattattataattattattatttggttGATTGTTTATTGATAATGTGAGATTCGCAGTAGGGTTAATATTTATTGGATTGGCATTGACTGTTGTCTtggtaatattattataattttgttgtATTTGATTAGCATTCTCTTCTCTATTGCATTGATTTCTGCTACTTGATCTTgacatattataattattatgattataattgtCATCATGTTGATCATGACCCATCAATTTACCCGGTATATTATGCTGCCGATTAATAATACCTGTACCAGTAATTACCTGATTAGTTTGattaacgtttatattataattagcATCTTTAAGATTATTATGACTTTCTGATCGTGTCGGGCTTGTTGGATTATTCTGACAATGATTGACATTTGCGAGACTGGCGCTTGTGGTTAATCGATAACCAGTACGATTTAATAACGTAGGTCTGTGTTGACGTGTAACTGGAGTTGGTGATCGTGATACAAAAGCTGGTGGTTCCAACGGATGATAATCATCAGATGTTATTTGTAATTGTAGTTTACCATTTGTTGGAAGGTATGCATTCCGTGGGAGTGTTGCTGCTCTTATAACATTTGGTGATCTCGTTATATTTCCAGTGTGTCCGAGAGTATTGCTCTGTAATACTTCATTGCTGTCTCTTAATGTCCCATTCAATGTACTGTGATTACTTAGCGTTGATGATGCGGACACAGAAAGATTTGAATTACTGTTGACTATTGTTGGATCGTTGTAacgaaaaatgttattttgaaGACTTGGATACCGATGGGCTGTTGATATTGGACTAGGTCTGGGTTGATCTAATGCCTGGGAAATTCGGTCAAGAATATCTGGTAGTTTTGATGGAGGTGATGACGGTGATGATGAAGCTGTTCCGGCAATACTTTCTCGTAAAAGTGCGTGCAATAGTGACAGTTGTTTTCCTAAATCTATATACCCATCAAACTCAAGAGAATTATTGGATGGGGCATCTTTTGATACTGGACTACTGATTAATAACAAGAAGTTTTTCATCGCTGGCGCTTCACGTTCCAGTATATCGTTCATAAattccataaaattttctttacccTGAAATCTTGTGAAATTAGCGAGAGTTTGTAAACTCTTAGCCACCAGAGTAAGATTTCTTGCTGCTTTTTCATTGGGATATTCGTGCGTTATGTTGAATAACGAAGGACTTAATATGGCTGGACATAAAAATCGTAAGAAAATAGATGCAGATATTAAATTGTCTGCAATATCTTCACGTCCAAGTTCCGCTAATCGTTCGCGAAATATTCTAAAACATTCACGTAATTCTAAAGGAAAATGTGCGTGACTTGATAATATTCTACTCCATGCTAATTCAACTGCTGCACGTAAATTCTGTTGTTGTTTGTGTAATGCCGCTAATGATGATACTTTTAGAGGATCCACTTCACAGTCACCACCATCGACAGCCCCACGAACTACAGCTCCCAGAGTTTCTTGTAGATAACGATCACCAGTTAATTTAAGATAAGCTTCCATAGCTTTTGTTGCCAGTGAATTACCACGAAAAGTCAATCTTTCATCATCGATTCGATGAATGTCCATCATTACTAAATCAGCTAAAAATTGTGGTGCCTTTTTTTCACGCTGCATCACTGCTACTAGTGCCGTAGCAATGTCTTCTTTTGCTTTGACACCAATTACTGGTTCTAGTCTTTCACAGAGCGACGCATAATCTGTCTTTAAATACTCAAGAAATTCTTGATAAACATGAACAGGTAAAATGTCGACTGATTGAAAACGGCATTTAACACGTAGTGCTGGCGGTTCTTTTAATACTCCTTTGTCACTTTGTACAGGGTACCATTTTTCAGTTAGATAACGTGACGTTACATTTTGTACGGGTATACTAACGGAACCTATCAATACATTCTtgtctctctttttttttctgtcagcTTCTCTATACAAATTTACTTGTATTGTGTTGACTGATGGTAAATGATGAAAGTCAAAATGCTCGCCCCAAAAACATAATTctgtttttaattttgctgTTGTACGAGCGTATAATGTATTGTCCAAACATACTTCACAAAAGTAACGCTTTTTTGTAGGTACACCTTTGGCTTCGAGTAACCATATCTGCAGTGAATTGTCAGTTCGACGAGTTTGCTCAGCATCTGGTTGAACTGATTTCCTCAGACTgtaaatacaatttatatatttaaatatttatcaacagtGTATAGTTTAATTAAGGCCATTCTTACACGCCCCCCCCCCTTTCccacactttttaaaaatattcaatgattttAAACTTTCATAATCATGTCGAAAAATCAACAGCGtaggtatgattttaaaaaaaattacttattggagttgttttaaattttctgtgtGAGTGGCGGGGAAGGGGGAGGTCGAAAAATTGTCTAAAAATGCCcttaaaaaaacaagaataatgtaaatagatttatttattaacctgTGTAACCATTGATCTCTTTCATGAGCCGTTCGACAACTAAAATATTTCGGTGGACCATTACTTGGTGTCACTTGAAAACAATGTGGTCTACCCAATAGACTTGGATGTAATGGTGTGACCGCTGCAAGATCCATTGATGTCACAGCTTGTCCACACAAAAGTGACTCGTGTGAACGGCAACCTCTTAGACCTGCTCCCCGCTGCTTCTGGCGCTCAAGTTTCGTCACACTTTTCGTTCTCTTCAAGGGATTCGAGCGGAACGATCGCttagaaaaaaagttctgaaatatataaataaacataattatttcattggcaataaatattttacaaaattactgacagttgttattaattagcaactaattgataaaaaatctttacgtcaagattataattcaaaattttaaatttttaaaactaaaattgatttaacaaatttcgttaAATTCCTTATAGATAACAActgtaactaatttttttaaaatcaatattctaacaaaattataactgcgttttgtatttttcatcgggtgctttaatttttttttaaatgtaattataacAGAATGTTTaagagatttttgaattttaatatttccatAAACGCACGTGTAACAGAATAGATTTTTTGACCGATTTCtgaacaaaattataattttacagtTACGAGATTTACCCAGAAAGGGGACGATATCCCACTTtcctccctaggtgtgtaatatactaatgtaatttttaaattgacaattaaattCTTTCGGTAAaactacaataataataaaagtcaaaaaaatatccgAGTAAATTGTTAAggttttaataaacaattaaattaaaaatgtattttgtaAACTGAGTAGTGATACTGGGCAGTTGCGCAGGACTGAAGTTTGCTcgtttattgtaaaaaaaaaagaataatactaaagtaataaatatgaattcgCAAAAGTAGTTATGATTTAGAACTATAATTTCAGTGAAAGGtataattattacaagctACTTTCaacatttatattcaaaagtatttgataaataacttccggattatttattatacgtCTGTTAcatcttttatattattttacgtaatatttttaatattaatatttacccgtgtagaaaaatagtttattatgacattatatactttattatttttattatttctttttgttGGGTTCACAcacattttaaaactttttcattcaattattattatttttttcttttctctaATAGTTTATGTCAATAgcctttaataataaattatcattatcataatatatcacaacatgtgaaaaaatttttatcacataGTGCCTTTGTCTACTGTCAATGATAAGGATATTACGTACTACTTGACACAATTTTccgttataaaaatttaaattaaatcacaGTAAATTCATTTCAGTAcactgttaaaatttttccttaaatTTAAACCGAATTACTTGAAGTTTTTAACgtataaattaacttatttacatactttattTTTCCGTTACTTCAAATTTCCAAGTCAcaaaagacataaaaaaaaattaaaatcacacggtattttaatttattattcttcaaTTATCGTTTTGAAATCATTCAtagttcaattaatttaatattaagtCTTTACCAAAATATTCACCTCAAGTCTTTaccaaaattacaattatcaaaaactcGTTAAAATTTctcgtgaaaatttgagcccttaatattgatattgagaggtgtatcatcgcaatttttgattttttgttaatgagcgagtttttgtctcataactctcaaacaATCGAGAAAAACAAAATAGACTTGAATACAtttcttgtagaaaattgaatgctctacaaaaaaggtctgattaaaattttttgtcagatgaatcgtttccttataatcatgccttgaacattggtatgattttacaatttgattgttcaactttgaaattttgtaattaatgtaaaaatcagtttccaaaaaaaagccaatgaatattctcaaaggaaattgaacgctatacaaaaaaagtttcttaacaatttttgctaaattcactccttcaaaagttattcaaggttgaagttgagtcaaaacgacttCAATAACCAATGTTCTAGGCATGATTATAAGAAAACGGTTcatctgacaaaaaatttcaatcagaccttttttgtagagcattcaatttcctacaagaaatGTATTCAAATCtatttcgtttatctcgattgtttgagagttatgagacaaaaatccactcattcaaaaaaatcaaaaattgcgatgataaacctcttaatatcaatattaagggctcaaattttcacaataatttttttttgtcgtcccaaataatattttcacagtatcgttaaaaaaaaaaaatagtcgatttttttggcccagtttaatattcataaaatttttgtaataggATAGTAGTAATTGTGAATCTACGAAAATTAGTAAACTATTATTgtattaaatacataaaagtgcttattattgataatgaaTTACACTTCTCactacttaatattaatttttaatattctgcttactaattattgacgataaatttcactttttactattttgagtgaattttcaatatcaaatattttttatgtatgaatattaaaaaaaaaatttaacagtgTATActttcttatgaaaatttgtatttatataatgataaagtttttaaaagtaatttgatgtacatttatattatttaaaaagaagtaaaatgTCAGTTTAAAATAAGTATGTTCAAAGCGCGACGAAATCTCAGTGACGACTGCAGATGCTTGGGTACCATCTCACCTCATTCGTCTAACGAAGTCAAGGGATCCTTGGGGCTCCACTTGAGCACCGGGAGCACACCTTTGTATCGTAAACGAAAAAGAACCCCAGTCTACATCTACAATCTACATCTACATTGAGGTATATACATTAATATGTAAGAAGCACTTACATTAAAGTAGGGTATAAGGTCGATTCTACTTTTCTttcatatgtaaaatataaattcagtaaattttatttctttatctaACTTACACAGACGAATGGATactctgaaatgtttcgcgtatttttatttacttttcatCAGAGGGTTctcaaactttaaatttatataaagtaaAAGACCCTAAACCAGATCAGTGCacactaaaaaatattgtgtatctgtgttaaaagcggtccgtgttaaattttttgtgttgattatttcGTGTTAAATCAACACATTTCACTttgttacttaaaaattttgaatcgatctattatttgatactttaaaagtgttacttagtacaaaaattgtaattatcaacatttatgaagtgttactttaaaattaacacaaaatatatgtcaaaaagtcAATCGATAGTCACAAAAGGattattagaaaaatgaaAGTTAAATCAACAATTTAcaaatgttaatttaactcaaaaattttaattattaatatattaaatttaccatTTACTAAAAGCTGGAATTTGtatcattataataaaaaaaatttgggcaTCGGTTGGGCCTGCGGGCCGgctccaaaacttcccgctgttttcgagcttcttGAGCTTGAATCGATCATTGAaatcgtttttgagaaatttaaaaaaaaacaaaaaaaaattttttttttgtacacagaaaaaacagttaacttggttcaagaaaaatattgtctaCTGAATTTCCtttcttgattcaataaaaatgtacacttgattcaaaaactcttttttggttcaagacagtaaactctcttgctccaaaaatatttattttcgaagtgaaattgaaaatttattgattcaaggaaaaaaattcttggctaaAGAAAATAAGTTATCTCACTCCAAAAAATCAAgattttgaacgaaaaaaagtttacttgggcccaagaaaaaaaattttgttgctccAAAAGTTtgtttctttaataaaaataaaaaattttttcagtcagGAATGTATTCTTTCTCCGAAAGATTGACGTGttgatttttaacaaataattcattatcaagattattctcaaaattaaaattttattttaatatttaaaattataagaaaaaaaaatgatatttcatttaatttgcCGATTTATACATAGAGTGGCTTAATCTCACTCCATTGAAAAGTGAACGGATGGGTCTTTTGCcttaaataaatgtttgttTAATCCTCAGGGTAGATTTGcgtaatttaatatattgcgGTTATTCaaaactattaataataataataacaatacatTAGTGATGACATGGATAATTTAATGGTATATATTTTTGGTCGCGTGCtgatttgattaattatatgtTTTGGTAATCTTTTAATCGTATTTTTCATGGTACATTTAAATTCAAGATTTAAGGATTTAGGGATCAATAACAATGTTATTGTTATGTTGAGTTTACATAAAAGATTAAATCAAgcaaataaaatcaaatgtatagtataagtatttaaattattttcgaatctaatggaggttgaaaaaaaataataatagtaataaaaattgttagccATCACGAGGTATTTTTCTATTTGTCATTTGAATTCTTgcatgttaaataaaataaatcgataATACCA is a window encoding:
- the LOC130667379 gene encoding ras GTPase-activating protein raskol isoform X3, which produces MALCQHGTASSSSSELREFIITEDESAIGDNISIFEPLSDSCGESDMEGLDFSLFEPQVEPNCCHQDSRVYSGILDLLMHYCEPECCVSETAGESCWEPCYCVLLQDEQTLTAYRSEDMAIGDAMFVELPRIRLDGGARAFRQHWGYELRPLAPPPPLIEEDEGGIEPETVSLREANTASPIASFVRKARTLPAKGYHQQRHTMHPELSCLSNLKIDANLSLPPCELKSLSLPRGFPPPENEDSSKDTSYEKACRRGSAPATPVLGARPLDVTPNRIVNFFSKRSFRSNPLKRTKSVTKLERQKQRGAGLRGCRSHESLLCGQAVTSMDLAAVTPLHPSLLGRPHCFQVTPSNGPPKYFSCRTAHERDQWLHSLRKSVQPDAEQTRRTDNSLQIWLLEAKGVPTKKRYFCEVCLDNTLYARTTAKLKTELCFWGEHFDFHHLPSVNTIQVNLYREADRKKKRDKNVLIGSVSIPVQNVTSRYLTEKWYPVQSDKGVLKEPPALRVKCRFQSVDILPVHVYQEFLEYLKTDYASLCERLEPVIGVKAKEDIATALVAVMQREKKAPQFLADLVMMDIHRIDDERLTFRGNSLATKAMEAYLKLTGDRYLQETLGAVVRGAVDGGDCEVDPLKVSSLAALHKQQQNLRAAVELAWSRILSSHAHFPLELRECFRIFRERLAELGREDIADNLISASIFLRFLCPAILSPSLFNITHEYPNEKAARNLTLVAKSLQTLANFTRFQGKENFMEFMNDILEREAPAMKNFLLLISSPVSKDAPSNNSLEFDGYIDLGKQLSLLHALLRESIAGTASSSPSSPPSKLPDILDRISQALDQPRPSPISTAHRYPSLQNNIFRYNDPTIVNSNSNLSVSASSTLSNHSTLNGTLRDSNEVLQSNTLGHTGNITRSPNVIRAATLPRNAYLPTNGKLQLQITSDDYHPLEPPAFVSRSPTPVTRQHRPTLLNRTGYRLTTSASLANVNHCQNNPTSPTRSESHNNLKDANYNINVNQTNQVITGTGIINRQHNIPGKLMGHDQHDDNYNHNNYNMSRSSSRNQCNREENANQIQQNYNNITKTTVNANPININPTANLTLSINNQPNNNNYNNNNNNNNNVKTIASTNGNLDEISDLLRYADDEVSESKSQKGSQISISQLSNVASSGYQSFAAYSQSSSPVELSNNTNSHIINAAPLAFANPVYHMEGNHGRNGRRGSSSSEEREIGSGGSGNGGNGVEGVCGVDLSPLPQTQQSNNMRNNQRNGQHQWRQANPNYRNVEQNQNTCCTKLMRRLSLDSTRDLSDTSEEENCPNRRNKSRSHRSIDQYEMEIERLQNSVDRLRARLGAAEDAEIDGNAPDTKMKNIISRLISVEEELRREQQKMSAALSYKQRVIDAQEQQIAALDAANTRLMSSNSRLLSALSTLKQRYNISKTQPNNNEAAALLQNIADINELKSSSC